A single region of the Halorussus gelatinilyticus genome encodes:
- a CDS encoding ABC transporter permease, giving the protein MSLVSGLTGFKTLARREILRFLRRPRNTFVPPFVTNVLYFSVFGVILGDRVGEISIGGASEPIPYILFILPGLVVLGAISNAFENASFSVFHGRWNDYIEETLTSPMSYSRMVAAYIVAGATRGLLVGTLIAVIGAFFTSVGVARPLYLAAFGLVVSLLFASFGVVVGLWADDWDNLTMMNQFIVRPLVFFGGVFYAIRELPSPYQELSMLNPMVYMVNGVRYGFLGVSEVDPNWSLAVLSALTAAVLALDVALFKRGYGLTD; this is encoded by the coding sequence ATGAGTCTCGTCTCTGGTCTAACAGGGTTCAAGACGCTCGCGCGCCGCGAGATTCTGCGCTTCCTCCGGCGGCCGCGCAACACCTTCGTCCCGCCGTTCGTGACGAACGTGCTGTACTTCTCGGTGTTCGGCGTCATTCTGGGCGACCGCGTGGGCGAAATCAGCATCGGCGGGGCCAGTGAGCCGATTCCGTACATCCTGTTCATCCTGCCCGGTCTCGTGGTCCTCGGAGCCATCTCGAACGCCTTCGAGAACGCGTCGTTCTCCGTCTTCCACGGGCGCTGGAACGACTACATCGAGGAGACCCTGACCTCGCCGATGTCCTACTCGCGGATGGTCGCCGCCTACATCGTGGCGGGCGCGACCCGCGGTCTGCTGGTCGGGACGCTCATCGCGGTCATCGGCGCGTTCTTCACCTCGGTCGGGGTCGCCCGACCGCTCTACCTCGCGGCGTTCGGACTGGTCGTCAGCCTGCTGTTCGCCAGTTTCGGCGTCGTGGTCGGTCTCTGGGCCGACGACTGGGACAACCTGACCATGATGAACCAGTTCATCGTGCGCCCGCTCGTGTTCTTCGGCGGGGTGTTCTACGCGATTCGGGAACTCCCCTCGCCGTATCAGGAACTCTCGATGCTGAACCCGATGGTGTACATGGTCAACGGCGTCCGGTACGGCTTCCTCGGCGTCTCGGAGGTGGACCCCAACTGGTCGCTGGCGGTGCTGTCGGCGCTGACCGCGGCCGTCCTCGCGCTCGACGTGGCGCTGTTCAAGCGCGGCTACGGGCTGACGGACTGA
- a CDS encoding ABC transporter ATP-binding protein, with translation MTAAIEVENLRKQYEGVRALDGVSLSVPEGSFFGLLGPNGAGKTTFINILVGLVRRSGGRAEVFGHDVEDDYREARDAIGLAPQEFNVDHFFPVREVLEHKAGYHGIPADEASERADEVLKQVGIYDKRDTRFNWLSGGMKRRFMLARALITDPDLLILDEPTAGVDVQLRHDLWDLITELNESGTTILLTTHYIEEAERLCDEVAILDSGNLLTVATPEELMDRGPDKIRVTLRDAPASVPDLPMLADAGGPADEGRVESVELDGDRLVVTATQGGLVAPDLVRALDRAGLEIVDFDISRTSLEEVFVEMTREGGSDQQAETDGETVAADGGVGGTVADAGGENR, from the coding sequence ATGACTGCCGCCATCGAAGTCGAGAACCTTCGAAAGCAGTACGAAGGGGTACGGGCGCTCGACGGCGTCTCGCTGTCGGTCCCGGAGGGGAGTTTCTTCGGTCTCCTCGGGCCGAACGGCGCGGGCAAGACCACGTTCATCAACATCCTCGTGGGACTCGTCCGCCGGTCGGGCGGCCGGGCCGAGGTGTTCGGCCACGACGTGGAGGACGACTACCGCGAGGCCCGCGACGCCATCGGTCTCGCGCCACAGGAGTTCAACGTGGACCACTTCTTCCCCGTCCGCGAGGTGCTGGAACACAAGGCGGGCTACCACGGGATTCCGGCCGACGAAGCGAGCGAGCGCGCCGACGAGGTGCTGAAGCAGGTCGGCATCTACGACAAGCGCGACACCCGGTTCAACTGGCTCTCGGGCGGGATGAAGCGCCGGTTCATGCTGGCGCGGGCGCTCATCACCGACCCGGACCTGCTGATTCTGGACGAACCGACCGCGGGCGTGGACGTTCAACTGCGCCACGACCTCTGGGACCTCATCACCGAACTCAACGAGTCGGGCACCACGATTCTGCTCACGACCCACTACATCGAGGAGGCCGAACGGCTCTGCGACGAGGTGGCGATTCTCGACTCGGGCAACCTGCTGACCGTGGCGACGCCCGAGGAACTGATGGACCGCGGCCCGGACAAGATTCGGGTGACGCTCCGGGACGCTCCCGCGAGCGTGCCGGACCTGCCGATGCTCGCGGACGCCGGCGGTCCCGCCGACGAGGGCCGGGTCGAGAGCGTCGAACTCGACGGCGACCGACTGGTCGTCACGGCGACGCAGGGCGGACTCGTCGCGCCCGACCTCGTGCGGGCGCTCGACCGCGCCGGCCTCGAAATCGTGGACTTCGACATCTCCCGGACCTCGCTCGAAGAGGTGTTCGTGGAGATGACCCGCGAGGGCGGAAGCGACCAGCAGGCCGAGACCGACGGCGAGACCGTCGCCGCCGACGGCGGCGTGGGCGGGACGGTGGCCGACGCCGGAGGTGAGAACCGATGA